From the Papaver somniferum cultivar HN1 chromosome 2, ASM357369v1, whole genome shotgun sequence genome, the window GCTGACTATGTCCTTGACCTTATGGTGTCTCTACTCTCTAGTGCTACACGCTTAAGTACCTCACAAACACATGAAAAGCACATACTGctattaaagacctcaaaagcaTGCGACAATAAGGAGCTGCAAGTATGCGTTAACCTGAAAGCCTAATACAATCTCTAAGGTGAGACACTATTTCGGACTTGATACATCACAGAAAATTGCCTAAAacaagtaaatcacacaaatctAATGATATTGAATTACCTGAAGCAATTCCAAGCAACGCTTATGTCAATGTCTAACTATCTGATGCGGAGGAACTATCGGTGTCTGAATCTGGATGATGCATATGGAGACAAGTAAAAAATGGATCAGGCAGATAAACTCAGATtaatcaaaaatataaaatacATGGTGATAAACTTGTCTAGCTATAGAGGATAGACAAATTTACCACTTGAAGAGGATCCAGAGTCGCTGCTAGAGCTACTAGAGCTACTAGATCTAGTTGCAGCCTCCTCTCGCCTCTCTTCTTGAACAGGAGATGAAGAAGACATATCTTTTTCATTTATATCAAGAGCTGTAGATTGCAAGTATAATACAAAAATACTATCAGATCTTAACCAATTCAACAAGACAAACATGAGAATTAGAGGTGATCCTTATACTTTGCTACTGTTACCTGTTTCTTTATCCTTTGGCGGCTCTACCATCGGAGGATCAGGCTTCTATAGAATGAACCAACAGATCAAAAATCTCGTACCGgtaaaaagaaatagaaaaaagtGAATAAATAATAGCGCCTAGAATATTACCGTTTCCTCAACTATCTGCTCAGATTCTTTTATGGGTTGAATAGAATTTTCAGCTTTTCTCTTCTTACCCAAACCCTTTCTGTAATTAGTTACAAAGCGATCCAGCTCCCACAAAGTTTCTGTATCCACACTATCGATGTCCACTTCAATCTCATCGTCATTGTGGAGCAGCGATGaatttctatttttaataatTTGGACAACATTATCAAGCTTATCCAAAGGCAAACTCTGTAGGTTAGTACTAAGTCTCTGCTTCTCCTCATAAGTCATTTCTCTTTTGTTGATATCACTTGCCTTAGGCTTCTTTGGTGCTGAAATTCGACCTGCGCCAACGGCATCTGAAGGTTTCAATTGGGTATTAACAGGAACTATAGGCGATTCTGATCTATCGAAGTTCCTTTTCGTTTCCGGAGGATGAGGTGGAGAAAAACTTCTTTTCCCAATAGATTTAGATTTAGGAATACCTACTTCATGATCAATTATAGACTTTGGTTTACGATTAAGTTCAGCCTGTATGCCCACCCATTTGTCTTCAAATATCTTCAACAACTCTTCAGCCATGATATGAACATCTTGCCCTttcctattatatgtcattgcgTTACCAAATGTCAATTTCACGTCTTCGGCAAATTCACTGGGAGATTTATATCCATTCTTGTTCAATTTGTTTTTCACCGTTCCTAAATCCATTGGTTTCTTAATAATCACATAATAATCACGTAAACCAAGACCTTTAACATCAACTGGTGTATTGAATACCCATCCGTGTTTGTGTTTCATCAATTTCGCAAGCAAATCACTACAGTTCTTAAAAACTTTACTAGAATTGTTGTCCAACCCAAaccctccatttccttctccacttCTCTTTTTACCACTATTCAATTTCGCTTTCTTGTTAGTTTCTTTTTGTGCATTATTATCAGTTAATTGACTATCTTCCATCGACGAAACACTCAGTCGAGGTAATGGTGCTTTAAATTTGTCTCTTTTCACACCACCACCACTATTATCAGCGACATAATTACTCGAAAGCTGTGAATTACTATAATTATTACTAGCACTAGAAAGTTGTGATTCTTTAGCTTCTAACTTCTTAACCAAATTACGTACCTGATCAAGTTCAGTAATTAGTTTCCTCCGAATCTCTCTTAATTCCTGTTTCAATTTCGTAGAAACATTAATAATAACACGGTTTTCTAACTGCAACGGAAACGTATAAATTGAAGGAAGAGCAGTATCAGCACCACCACGAGAAGTGAGTTGCCGGCGATTCAGATTAGATGAATCGTCTGAAGCTGCTGCATCGAAACGAGATAACTGAGGCGGTTGCTGAttatttttttctagggtttttttagatgaagaagatgtaGGTTGACGAAGGTTCTTACtagatattttgttgttgttctgtgaTTTTCTTGAGTATACTTTACTTGATCTATCACCTCCGCTTCCTCGATTCAACGATTTTGATGCCATTTATAGTCACCAAACTGAATTCAATTGGGTAAAATTCACCACAAAGAAGCAAAGATCCGAAAGAAAAAGAGTATGAATTCAAGACCTGAAAGGGATCCAGAAAAAGAGAGAGAGCTACTGGAGTGTGTGATGCTTTGAGATTCCACTGGTGGTGGTGAGAGTGGTGGTGGTGTAGACGAGTGAAGAAAGTCTACCGAGTTTCAGCTGAAGGAATGAACACGGAAAGGGATAGGTTTCGGGAGATTTTAGATGAACGTTCTTTTTGGGGCACATGAAAATTTTGAAGGGGAGTACTCTTTTTCGTATTTGTAAGGTCATTAGAGCAATTCATGTGGCAATGGCgaaactcaaacatttgttgagccacgtggatggctAAATTGGATTTTCTACTATGGTAAAGCGTAGTGCGTTGGACCAACAAGCGCGCGACCGAAAGACAGACTCTGGCGTTTGTAGACAAAACGCAGGCGTTGGAAGGCCCGACTCGGGCGCTCGGTGGTCTGACGCGGGCGTTAGACACAAAGTCTCAAACGGTCGACTCTCTAACGCCTATATTTCTAACGGTCGAATTTCAACTCTATAAATTCATTTTATTgatttcattttcagtcacaccactactatttccttcttctaaaactcttctaaaTCAAAATTTTCTATACAATATGAACATAGTGAGAAGAGCGGCGAATagtataaagaagaaaagagatcggAAAAATGAATCGGCACTGTTGCCTCATACAGGTGTAGATTATACTCAAAATCGAGAAGCAGAGTTTGTTTCGCCAAATATAGTTGCTGCTCCATTATTAGTCCCaggtcatgtgtcggggcatcGTGAACGGTCTGAGGATTATTATATCACGAGAGGTGGGTTTTCAGAATTAAATGTTTTTTATGTTGGTCTACCACCTGCAGAGAAAGGGTCGAAATATATCCTTGGCGTGCGCTTTATCGAATTAAGcctaaaaaacataaaaaaaaaaaaatccgaaaacagtggtagaaaggtggtggatgacgacgcacacattccattttatggatttcgaaattggtaagtttttttaacttaaattaaattaaaaaaaataaataattattaaataatcaaaagaattaatcatagttgatattGTACTTGTAATATGAATTACTCCCCTTGATTTATATTTCATTGTTGGGATTCCAAGTGGAAAGGGATACCCGCCACCATTCAACCAAGACGAATGGATGTCAAATAGTAAATGGGAGACGCTTTGTCCCTCGTCTGTGGAATCAGACATGCATCAAGATTATAAAGATTTGAAAGGAGGTGGGATTAGATGTGCGGCCTTGAAGATTTTCCTCTCCAAAGCCAGAAACCCAAAACatgtagatgactatcctgaactcgaaaggatgtttatcttatgggtactgggtcaggaattctttccaaactcaacttttGTTGCTCATGTTGGTTGGCTTGAAGCGTTATAAGATCTCGACAAAGCACCAGAGTATGATCGGGgatctgcaattttagcagaattGTACTGTGCTCTGGATAAAGCGTCCATGGGCGATAAAAACTTCACTGGTTTCTGGagcatcatagaggtaaatatcaaaattattattttgatatttattattattactaaatttaaataatttttatgaacaGATGTAGATTATTtaatcaaaatactaaaattatgga encodes:
- the LOC113349671 gene encoding transcription factor GTE4-like; translated protein: MASKSLNRGSGGDRSSKVYSRKSQNNNKISSKNLRQPTSSSSKKTLEKNNQQPPQLSRFDAAASDDSSNLNRRQLTSRGGADTALPSIYTFPLQLENRVIINVSTKLKQELREIRRKLITELDQVRNLVKKLEAKESQLSSASNNYSNSQLSSNYVADNSGGGVKRDKFKAPLPRLSVSSMEDSQLTDNNAQKETNKKAKLNSGKKRSGEGNGGFGLDNNSSKVFKNCSDLLAKLMKHKHGWVFNTPVDVKGLGLRDYYVIIKKPMDLGTVKNKLNKNGYKSPSEFAEDVKLTFGNAMTYNRKGQDVHIMAEELLKIFEDKWVGIQAELNRKPKSIIDHEVGIPKSKSIGKRSFSPPHPPETKRNFDRSESPIVPVNTQLKPSDAVGAGRISAPKKPKASDINKREMTYEEKQRLSTNLQSLPLDKLDNVVQIIKNRNSSLLHNDDEIEVDIDSVDTETLWELDRFVTNYRKGLGKKRKAENSIQPIKESEQIVEETKPDPPMVEPPKDKETALDINEKDMSSSSPVQEERREEAATRSSSSSSSSSDSGSSSSDSDTDSSSASDS